The DNA region TTGGGCGACAGTGTCAGAAGATGACCGAAACCTACGTTGTGCCACCGACGAGAACGGCGCCGACCATGGCTTGCGGGGCATCCTTGGACGGATGAGGCATCTCTTCCGTCATGTGAGCCACGGCATCGAATCTGGTGAAAAGCTGATCAGTACGTCTCATTGGATGAGTATGTTGGTTGCAGGGAGAATACGAACCCGATCAAGCTCAGGGCGGACTGGAGAAGACCAAGCATCCACGCAGTACCGTCACTCCAGCCGGTGGTGTTGGAAAAGTTGGTGAAGACGAACTCAGCATCCATCTTGGGCGATGTCGCGAGCAGAACGATGCTGATGACAACGACGCTGATCAAGGACCAATACACTGGAGATGGGTTGTTAGTGTGCTGCGCCCTTGGCTATCGAAATCTGTCTCTACTAGCTGGACTTTTACTCACAAGCTCCCTCGTTCCATCGATTAAGGATCGGGTAGGCAAAGATGTTCAAGAACACGCCGATGATGGAGACTGCGACGAACATCAAGTAGGTGGACCATTGCGAAATGTGATAGGTACCACCAGAGgcggccaccgccgctgcaGCGAGGAAGCGGGCTGTCGATCGAATCAATCGCCGAGTCTGCAAATGCCATGGCGCGCGGGAACCTACCTCCAAAGTACGCGGCCGTGGTGTTGAGCGTGAGCCAACCGGCGATGTTGACCCATCCAACGAAGAAACtctggttttttttctttttgctaGAGACACTTCATAGCTGGGACCTCTAAAGTCCGGCTCaccgtcatcttcctccacTTCGGGGTTGACAAGGCGTATGCATAGTGATACTGCCCCCCGGCTGTCGGGTAGAGAGATGCCAGCTCCCCGACACTGGAGCTCAGGCAGATGTTGCACAGAACGCAGAAGATGAATCCGTAAACGAAGGAGACGGATCCCCCGGATGGCATTACCAAACCGATGGAGCCGGCAAGTGATATCCAAGTGCTTTTACAGGTCAGCATTGGTTCCCCTTTTCATATGGGTCGGCTGTCAAAACGGACTTCAGGATGGCAAAGGCCATGCCAATCATGGTCAGTTTGGAGAACCGTTTCTGCAGGTGGCCATCTTGGCCTTTGGCTGTCGCTGCCATGGTGATTACAGCAGGGcgggggtgtgtgtgcgaCAGTCTTGGATTGTCGACAGTTGGAACCTAGGTGAACGAACGGATGTCTTCCGGGGAAGGGaacctcttcctcccttTCTGGCTTCTTTATGTCATTTGAGAGAGGTTTCACTTGTACGCCCACCCGTCGTCGCACACACTCATCGGAAGCCGGGCGATAAGAAGGTCAGACTTACGCTTCACAGGTTGACTAACAGGAAGCACCGTTGCCTCGCTCACTCTTGGATGTCATGCCGAGCAACGGAGTGGTCTATCAGTCCGCTAACCCCAAAGCGGCAATGTTAAGCAAAGGAAAAACCCCCCAACCCCACGACGGCTGCGGGTCGAAGATGCAGCTGGAGACCATATTCCGCAAATCGCAGATAACGGGACATGCATGTCGCGTCAGTGTCAATCAACCATTGCCTGTCTACCTGTCGGCTTTGAGCTGCGTCTTGGCGATAGACAACCCACTTAttccctccctttccccgTCCGTCCCTGGACCCTAAACCAACTAATGACTCGGTAGATACTGCCGGCGTGGGTTGAGTTGCGGGGTAAATCTCCTTGTTGTGATGTGTTACAGGCAATTCAGCAACTCTTCGGCGAGACTCACATGCAGTAAGGCAAACAGCACCTCGAGCCTCGTCTGATTGTTGTCTTTCTTTGAATATCTCTAGCAGGGGGGTATCGTAGGGCTCAGGTCTTTGGTCGCTTTTCGCTGTTCCCGTCGAGCGTAGTCAGCCTGCACACTCGAAACTGCAAATCATCATCGAGGAGTGAGATAAACCGGCCATGATCGTCGTTGTGATGTGCTCAGAAGGTTGACTGTATGGCGTGCCGTGTTCGACACTCAGAACATCTCTTTCTAGTCGGAAGAGGCACTGGTCGCGATCAGACCAAACCCGCCCTCAAACACCATAGCCAAGTCGCTGGATTCGACGTCGGCCGGAGGTTCCTCATAAGCAGGC from Colletotrichum higginsianum IMI 349063 chromosome 4, whole genome shotgun sequence includes:
- a CDS encoding Amino acid permease; amino-acid sequence: MAATAKGQDGHLQKRFSKLTMIGMAFAILNTWISLAGSIGLVMPSGGSVSFVYGFIFCVLCNICLSSSVGELASLYPTAGGQYHYAYALSTPKWRKMTSFFVGWVNIAGWLTLNTTAAYFGARFLAAAAVAASGGTYHISQWSTYLMFVAVSIIGVFLNIFAYPILNRWNEGALYWSLISVVVISIVLLATSPKMDAEFVFTNFSNTTGWSDGTAWMLGLLQSALSLIGFDAVAHMTEEMPHPSKDAPQAMVGAVLVGGTTGIAFILVMLFCAVDIDVLLASPTQSPLTEMILQATRSKAAATVLSVAVALCFVNGANGCVTSGSRLVWAMARDDGTPFSKYLSHLHPKLNVPVRAILVQAVFNLLFGLLYLGPEVAFNAYIASCTLFLNLSYAMPVMILLVRGRQMVTANPPEFTLGRGLFGYVVNWTSVLFVLVTSIFFCFPPAIPVNVSTMNYVTAVVGIFVVYAISLWFIKKKSYNGPKFELILGEELPVANPITKEHASGKEAEFLPHDKD